A genomic segment from Castor canadensis chromosome 1, mCasCan1.hap1v2, whole genome shotgun sequence encodes:
- the LOC141411014 gene encoding serum amyloid A-3 protein, whose product MKLAIGIIFCFLLLGVDSQRWTSFVKEAGQGARDMWRAYSDMREANWKGADKYFHARGNYDAARRGPGGAWAAKVISDAREGIQRLTGHGAEDSRADQFANEWGRSGKDPNHFRPAGLPRKY is encoded by the exons ATGAAGCTTGCCATTGGCAtcattttctgcttcctgttGTTGGGAGTTGACAGCCAAAGGTGGACCTCATTTGTCAAGGAAGCTGGTCAAG GGGCGAGAGACATGTGGCGAGCCTACTCTGACATGAGAGAGGCCAATTGGAAAGGAGCGGACAAGTACTTCCATGCTCGGGGGAATTACGATGCTGCCCGGAGGGGACCTGGGGGAGCCTGGGCTGCTAAAGTCATCAG TGATGCCAGAGAGGGTATTCAGAGACTCACAGGCCATGGAGCAGAGGACTCAAGGGCTGACCAGTTTGCCAATGAATGGGGCCGGAGTGGCAAAGACCCCAATCACTTCAGACCTGCTGGCCTGCCCAGAAAATATTGA